Proteins from one Bradyrhizobium roseum genomic window:
- a CDS encoding DUF1007 family protein: MGACVRRDDVLRVVSGLFAFILAWSLGASPAEAHPHVWITAKSEVVYAPDGTITGVRHAWTFDEMFTTYALQGLASKTKGIYTREELAPLAQTNVESLKEFNFFTFARADGKKQKFVEPVDYFLEYKDSELTLHFMLPLKTPFKAQQTALEVFDPSYFIDFKFDDKDPIKLNGAPATCKMQFQRPNDGTATAQRLNENNFMNGDNSNYGAMFANKIMVDCP, from the coding sequence ATGGGTGCCTGCGTTCGCAGGGACGACGTCTTGCGTGTGGTGTCTGGCTTATTTGCCTTCATCCTCGCGTGGTCGCTCGGCGCCTCGCCGGCCGAAGCGCATCCGCACGTCTGGATCACCGCCAAGAGCGAGGTGGTCTACGCCCCCGACGGCACGATCACGGGCGTCCGCCACGCCTGGACCTTTGACGAGATGTTCACGACCTACGCGTTGCAGGGGCTGGCGAGCAAGACCAAGGGGATCTACACCCGCGAAGAGCTGGCGCCGCTGGCGCAGACCAATGTCGAGTCGCTGAAGGAGTTCAACTTCTTTACCTTCGCCAGGGCCGACGGCAAGAAGCAGAAGTTCGTCGAGCCGGTCGATTACTTCCTCGAATACAAGGACAGCGAGCTGACGCTGCATTTCATGCTGCCGCTCAAGACGCCGTTCAAGGCGCAGCAGACCGCGCTCGAAGTCTTCGATCCCTCCTATTTCATCGACTTCAAGTTCGACGACAAGGACCCGATCAAGCTCAACGGCGCGCCGGCCACCTGCAAGATGCAGTTCCAGCGGCCGAATGACGGCACCGCTACTGCCCAGCGCCTCAACGAGAACAATTTCATGAACGGCGACAATTCCAACTACGGCGCGATGTTCGCCAACAAGATCATGGTCGATTGCCCGTGA